A window from Leptothermofonsia sichuanensis E412 encodes these proteins:
- the purD gene encoding phosphoribosylamine--glycine ligase, producing the protein MHLTEQLVAHWVHELRRKTIVKVLVVGSGGREHALAWKLLQSPRVQQVTCVPGNGGTASMKRCQNLALGVNDFEGIARFALVNGVSLVVVGPEVPLAAGITDFLMDQGVMVFGPTRAGAQIEASKAWAKELMLEARIPTARSAVFRDEQAAQAYVRSQGVPIVIKADGLAAGKGVTVATTLADASEAIAAVMGGQFGEAGNQIVIEDCLTGQEVSVLALTDGITIRPLLPAQDHKRIGDGDTGPNTGGMGAYAPAPIVTPELMERIQTEILEPAIAALRKRDIDYRGVLYAGLMITPAGDPQVIEFNCRFGDPETQAVLPLLDTPLEDLLLACAQQRLGDMPPIAWKPGAATCVVVAADGYPGSYQKGHPITGIDAAEAQGAVVFHAGTQLKQQALVTDGGRVLGVTAVGETFDSAIANAYAAVHSIHFDGMYYRQDIGYRVKTVQSDSS; encoded by the coding sequence ATGCATTTGACTGAGCAACTCGTTGCTCACTGGGTTCATGAACTTAGACGGAAAACCATTGTGAAAGTTCTGGTTGTTGGTAGTGGCGGTCGTGAACATGCCCTGGCCTGGAAACTCCTGCAATCCCCCAGAGTGCAACAGGTCACCTGTGTTCCTGGAAATGGTGGTACAGCGTCGATGAAGCGCTGCCAGAATCTGGCTCTGGGGGTCAATGATTTTGAGGGCATTGCCCGGTTCGCCCTGGTGAATGGGGTGTCGCTGGTTGTCGTGGGTCCTGAAGTGCCCCTGGCAGCCGGGATTACGGATTTCTTGATGGATCAGGGGGTGATGGTATTTGGTCCCACCCGTGCTGGCGCACAGATTGAAGCCAGTAAGGCATGGGCAAAGGAGTTGATGCTGGAAGCCAGAATTCCAACTGCCCGGTCAGCCGTGTTTAGGGATGAGCAGGCAGCCCAGGCCTATGTGCGATCGCAGGGTGTGCCGATTGTGATCAAAGCGGATGGGTTGGCGGCTGGAAAGGGCGTCACGGTGGCAACCACGCTGGCAGATGCCTCAGAGGCGATCGCGGCTGTGATGGGAGGGCAGTTTGGTGAGGCCGGCAACCAGATTGTGATTGAAGACTGCCTGACAGGTCAGGAGGTATCTGTCCTGGCATTGACCGACGGCATAACGATTCGTCCCCTCCTCCCGGCTCAGGATCACAAGCGAATTGGTGACGGAGATACAGGTCCAAATACGGGCGGCATGGGAGCATACGCCCCGGCACCAATAGTTACCCCTGAACTGATGGAACGCATTCAGACCGAGATTTTGGAACCTGCGATTGCGGCTCTGCGGAAGCGTGATATTGACTACCGGGGAGTTCTTTATGCCGGGCTGATGATTACGCCTGCCGGAGATCCCCAGGTGATAGAGTTTAATTGTCGGTTTGGTGATCCGGAGACTCAGGCTGTGCTCCCCCTGCTGGACACCCCCCTGGAAGATTTGCTGCTTGCCTGTGCCCAGCAACGGTTAGGAGACATGCCCCCCATTGCCTGGAAGCCAGGAGCCGCCACCTGCGTGGTGGTCGCGGCGGACGGATATCCCGGTTCATACCAGAAAGGACACCCCATTACCGGCATTGATGCCGCAGAAGCCCAGGGGGCGGTTGTGTTTCATGCAGGAACTCAACTGAAACAGCAGGCTCTGGTCACTGATGGCGGCAGAGTATTGGGCGTAACTGCTGTGGGAGAAACCTTTGATAGCGCGATCGCCAATGCCTATGCGGCTGTTCATAGCATCCACTTTGACGGCATGTACTATCGCCAGGACATCGGGTACCGGGTCAAAACCGTTCAATCTGATTCCAGTTAA
- the nblS gene encoding two-component system sensor histidine kinase NblS translates to MAAATLVVSLIMSGLTFWAVNTIQQDARLNDTRFGRDLGLLLAANVAPLVGENNRTELARFSHQFYSSTSSIRYMLYADEEGNIFFGIPFSESEVQNSLTIRRKIHLPDNYAEHTDLPMVRQHLTPDGEVTDVFVPLIYEGQYKGILAIGTNPNPTVVTSSHLTRDVTIAVFVSIWVMVILGAVFNALTITKPIKELLVGVKNIASGNFKQRVDLPLGGELGELIASFNDMAERLERYEEQNIEELTAEKAKLETLVSTIADGAVLLDIDLKVILVNPTARRLFGWEGKPVEGTNVLYLLPPAVQTEITRPLYRVAKGELREGAEFRIAIKEPDDSPPETLRERTVRILLTTVLDPARENVKGIAMTVQDITREAELNEAKSQFISNVSHELRTPLFNIKSFIETLYEYGEDLSHEERQEFLETANRETDRLTRLVNDVLDLSRLESCKLYQMESVDLAQPIEQTLRTYQLNAKDKGIELIQDIEPDLPPVVGHYDLLLQVFTNLVGNALKFTEPGGKVAIRAYRLGNNLKMVSYQTGDFLSPPAEDVLGNDNSDPVSQFVRVEVADTGIGIDFEDQNAIFDRFFRVENRVHTLEGTGLGLSIVRNIIEKHSSRVHLVSEVGKGTTFWFDLRVFQEQSVADIGNTSKISNEEIPQVPLVASDTVDSESNPVPA, encoded by the coding sequence ATGGCTGCGGCAACCCTGGTTGTCTCACTCATCATGAGTGGTTTGACCTTTTGGGCAGTCAACACCATCCAGCAGGATGCGCGTTTGAACGACACTCGCTTTGGGCGTGACCTGGGCCTGTTGCTGGCAGCTAATGTAGCCCCGCTCGTGGGAGAGAATAACCGCACAGAACTGGCACGCTTTTCCCATCAGTTTTACAGTAGTACCTCCAGTATTCGCTACATGCTGTATGCCGATGAGGAAGGCAACATTTTTTTTGGCATCCCGTTTTCCGAATCAGAAGTTCAGAACTCACTGACGATTCGCCGCAAAATTCACCTGCCTGACAACTACGCTGAGCATACCGATCTACCAATGGTGCGGCAGCATCTGACCCCAGATGGGGAAGTGACCGACGTCTTTGTGCCATTGATCTATGAAGGGCAGTACAAGGGCATATTGGCGATCGGTACAAATCCCAACCCGACGGTAGTGACATCCTCTCACCTGACACGGGATGTGACGATCGCTGTGTTTGTTTCCATCTGGGTAATGGTGATTTTAGGAGCCGTGTTCAATGCGCTGACCATCACCAAGCCGATTAAAGAACTGCTGGTTGGGGTAAAAAATATTGCCTCTGGCAACTTTAAGCAACGGGTAGATCTGCCCCTGGGGGGAGAACTGGGTGAGCTAATCGCCAGCTTTAACGACATGGCAGAGCGGTTAGAACGCTACGAAGAGCAAAATATTGAAGAACTGACGGCGGAAAAAGCCAAGCTTGAAACCCTGGTTTCGACGATCGCCGACGGAGCCGTCCTGCTGGATATTGACCTGAAAGTGATTCTGGTCAATCCCACTGCCCGGCGTCTGTTTGGCTGGGAAGGCAAACCCGTTGAAGGCACCAACGTCCTTTATCTGCTGCCTCCAGCGGTGCAGACTGAAATCACCCGCCCCCTTTACCGGGTTGCCAAAGGCGAGCTGAGGGAAGGAGCGGAGTTTCGGATTGCCATCAAAGAGCCGGACGATTCCCCACCAGAAACCTTGCGAGAACGCACAGTTCGTATCCTGCTCACGACCGTTTTAGATCCGGCACGGGAGAATGTGAAAGGGATTGCCATGACCGTTCAAGACATTACCCGCGAAGCAGAACTAAACGAAGCCAAGAGCCAGTTCATTAGCAATGTTTCCCATGAGTTAAGAACACCCCTGTTTAACATCAAGTCCTTTATTGAAACCCTGTACGAATATGGCGAAGACCTGAGCCATGAGGAACGGCAGGAGTTTTTAGAAACAGCAAACCGCGAAACCGATCGCCTGACTCGACTGGTGAACGATGTTCTGGATCTGTCTCGCCTGGAGTCTTGTAAGCTTTATCAGATGGAATCTGTAGATCTGGCACAACCCATTGAACAGACATTGCGGACCTATCAACTGAATGCGAAAGACAAGGGAATTGAGCTAATCCAGGACATTGAACCGGATTTGCCCCCTGTGGTTGGGCACTATGATTTGTTACTTCAGGTGTTTACCAACCTGGTAGGTAATGCCCTCAAGTTCACTGAACCGGGCGGCAAAGTAGCAATACGGGCTTATCGCCTGGGCAATAACCTCAAAATGGTCTCCTATCAAACTGGCGATTTTCTCTCCCCTCCGGCAGAAGACGTTCTGGGTAATGATAATTCTGACCCAGTTTCCCAGTTTGTTCGGGTAGAGGTTGCCGATACAGGCATTGGCATTGACTTTGAAGACCAGAATGCTATTTTTGATCGGTTCTTCCGCGTCGAGAATCGGGTCCATACCCTGGAGGGCACAGGGTTAGGGTTGTCCATCGTCAGAAATATTATTGAAAAACACAGCAGTAGAGTTCACCTGGTCAGTGAAGTGGGCAAGGGGACTACCTTCTGGTTTGATCTGCGGGTTTTCCAGGAGCAGTCTGTTGCCGACATTGGCAACACTAGCAAAATCAGTAATGAGGAAATTCCTCAGGTTCCTCTAGTAGCCAGCGATACTGTGGACTCTGAATCCAATCCTGTTCCAGCCTGA
- a CDS encoding tellurite resistance TerB family protein — translation MTMKVPPPPGISPQRMTLLRVVCSMAWSDGELSTQELELMISEFSKLFAQDEAEEHHLRQELREYVTQNIPLEELVPKIKSEDDRKLVLKLSYMVIRASRRHPGEPLINPEEKAAYRRLMELLALPEDTITKVERLADEELEHDHDVIHALMAELGKLRGRSE, via the coding sequence ATGACGATGAAAGTGCCACCACCACCTGGTATTTCTCCCCAGAGAATGACCTTGCTCCGTGTTGTCTGCTCAATGGCATGGTCTGATGGTGAGTTGTCAACTCAAGAACTTGAGTTGATGATATCTGAATTCTCAAAATTGTTTGCTCAGGATGAAGCAGAAGAACACCACCTTCGCCAGGAACTCAGAGAATATGTCACCCAGAATATTCCCCTGGAAGAACTGGTGCCCAAAATCAAAAGTGAGGATGATCGGAAACTGGTGCTTAAGCTCAGCTATATGGTGATCCGGGCAAGTCGCCGTCATCCAGGTGAACCCCTGATCAATCCGGAGGAAAAAGCCGCTTACCGCCGACTCATGGAGTTGCTGGCTTTACCAGAAGACACGATCACAAAAGTTGAGCGTCTGGCTGACGAAGAGCTGGAACATGACCATGATGTAATCCATGCGTTGATGGCTGAACTTGGCAAACTTCGGGGGCGATCAGAATGA
- a CDS encoding glycosyltransferase family 2 protein, with translation MYSASVVVPWWDHTDLLSLWENNLHHLQDAEIIFIDNGSSAEGKAALEAFCQRHPVKLLRNEQNRGYAVANNQGARAASGDYILFFNNDIEVLKPPVQYLCELAGDGISGPGPLLTEAHDICVEGWALCIRKSTLEAIGGWCEDYGPGYWDDVDLCHRAVLKGFPLRYSAEFVSDNWKSPTARERYEAAFIRHLGGTTGDDGRLPKNDLNLRNKALFTQKFYPQLREINLVIFPDWYQSEAQLRLEISQVLREIQSHPDAQSISLLVDSGDFADEDVSLAIAEIVMTCLMEYPSEFAEEPTVAVLEKFHQAYWHPWRRRLHARIGLDHEDGHAIAQRAEGLPIYSLEELHQKRAVLQETGNWELR, from the coding sequence ATGTATAGTGCATCTGTAGTGGTTCCCTGGTGGGATCACACTGATTTATTAAGCCTGTGGGAAAATAATCTGCACCATTTGCAGGATGCCGAAATCATTTTTATTGACAATGGCAGTTCAGCAGAAGGTAAGGCCGCTTTAGAAGCGTTTTGTCAGCGCCATCCGGTTAAGCTCCTCCGCAACGAGCAAAACCGGGGGTATGCCGTGGCGAATAATCAGGGTGCCCGTGCCGCCTCAGGAGACTACATCCTGTTTTTCAATAACGATATAGAAGTGCTCAAGCCACCTGTTCAATACCTATGTGAATTAGCTGGCGACGGAATTTCGGGTCCGGGTCCCCTTCTGACAGAAGCGCACGATATCTGCGTTGAAGGTTGGGCACTCTGCATTCGCAAATCAACCCTGGAGGCGATTGGGGGCTGGTGTGAGGATTATGGCCCGGGCTATTGGGATGATGTGGATCTCTGCCACCGGGCAGTTCTGAAAGGGTTTCCCCTGCGGTATTCAGCGGAGTTTGTGAGCGACAACTGGAAATCGCCAACGGCTCGAGAACGCTACGAAGCCGCTTTTATCCGACATTTGGGTGGAACGACCGGAGATGACGGGCGGTTGCCAAAAAATGATTTGAATCTTCGCAACAAAGCTCTATTTACACAAAAATTTTATCCTCAGTTGCGGGAGATCAATTTAGTCATTTTCCCGGATTGGTACCAGTCCGAAGCTCAACTGAGACTGGAAATTTCCCAGGTTTTGCGGGAAATACAGTCCCATCCTGATGCTCAATCCATTAGCTTATTAGTGGACAGTGGCGATTTTGCCGATGAAGATGTCAGTTTGGCAATCGCAGAAATCGTCATGACCTGTTTAATGGAATATCCTTCCGAATTTGCGGAGGAACCCACTGTAGCCGTGTTGGAAAAATTTCATCAAGCCTACTGGCATCCCTGGCGACGGCGACTCCATGCCCGCATTGGATTGGACCATGAAGACGGTCATGCGATCGCTCAACGGGCTGAAGGTCTACCCATATATTCCCTGGAGGAATTACATCAGAAAAGAGCCGTTTTGCAAGAAACAGGAAACTGGGAATTACGGTAA
- a CDS encoding ABC transporter permease, producing MTVRLPLSRFFKPSDRPSLSIQMTRIGLVITLFFVALAVLAPLLQGIGWLQDPIEFLDNPPYTPPSPQHWFGTTRLGYDVFSRTVFGSQAALQVVVLATLLSLVVGVPLGMVSGYLGGRLDRVLLFLMDTIYTLPGLLLSVTLAFVVGRGVLNAAIALSIAYIPQYYRVVRNHTVSVKTELFIEAAQAMGASTWHVLRRYLFLNVVQSVPVLFTLNAADAILTLGGLGFLGLGLPEETPEWGQDLRQALDGLSTGGIWWTTLFPGLAMMVMVMGLSLLGEGLNEWLNPKLRVH from the coding sequence ATGACTGTACGCCTACCACTATCCCGGTTCTTTAAGCCCAGCGATCGCCCCAGCCTCTCGATCCAGATGACACGCATTGGTCTGGTGATCACCCTGTTCTTCGTGGCACTGGCAGTGCTGGCTCCTCTGTTGCAAGGCATTGGCTGGCTGCAAGACCCGATCGAGTTTTTAGACAATCCTCCCTATACCCCCCCCTCGCCCCAGCACTGGTTTGGGACAACCCGCCTGGGCTACGATGTGTTCTCCCGCACGGTGTTTGGCAGTCAGGCTGCGTTACAGGTGGTCGTCCTGGCAACACTCTTAAGTCTGGTGGTTGGGGTACCGCTGGGTATGGTGAGCGGCTATTTGGGCGGCAGGCTCGACCGTGTGCTGTTGTTTTTGATGGATACGATCTATACCTTGCCGGGACTGCTGCTGTCAGTTACGCTGGCCTTTGTTGTAGGGCGGGGGGTGCTGAATGCGGCGATCGCCCTCAGTATTGCCTACATTCCCCAGTACTACCGGGTTGTGCGAAATCATACCGTCAGTGTCAAAACTGAACTGTTCATTGAAGCGGCGCAGGCAATGGGGGCTTCCACCTGGCATGTGCTGCGGCGTTATCTGTTCCTCAATGTGGTACAGAGTGTGCCAGTGCTGTTCACCCTCAATGCTGCCGATGCCATTCTGACGCTGGGTGGCCTGGGTTTCCTGGGCCTGGGCTTGCCAGAAGAAACCCCAGAATGGGGGCAGGATTTACGGCAGGCATTAGATGGGCTTTCCACCGGGGGCATCTGGTGGACGACGTTGTTTCCTGGACTGGCAATGATGGTGATGGTGATGGGGTTGTCACTCCTGGGCGAGGGGTTGAATGAGTGGCTGAACCCAAAGTTGCGGGTACACTGA
- the dtd gene encoding D-aminoacyl-tRNA deacylase: MRVVIQRVTSSQVTIDGEVVGKIGRGLNLLVGISEADTEAELEWMARKCLELRLFPKGEGGRFDQSVQEIGGELLVISQFTLYGDCRKGRRPSFDQAATPAVAEALYEQFVDRLRSSGLRVETGKFGAMMQVSIENEGPVTLLLERESE; the protein is encoded by the coding sequence ATGCGTGTGGTCATCCAACGAGTCACGTCTTCCCAGGTCACAATTGATGGCGAAGTGGTAGGCAAAATTGGGCGGGGGCTAAATTTACTCGTTGGGATTTCAGAAGCGGACACTGAAGCTGAACTGGAGTGGATGGCCCGTAAGTGTCTGGAACTGCGGCTGTTTCCCAAGGGGGAAGGGGGCAGGTTTGACCAGTCTGTCCAGGAAATTGGCGGCGAATTGCTGGTGATCAGCCAGTTCACGCTTTATGGGGACTGCCGTAAAGGCCGCCGTCCTTCTTTTGATCAAGCAGCGACTCCAGCAGTGGCAGAAGCCCTTTATGAACAGTTTGTGGACAGGCTTCGTTCCAGCGGGCTGCGGGTCGAAACAGGGAAATTTGGGGCAATGATGCAGGTATCGATTGAGAATGAAGGTCCCGTTACACTCTTGCTGGAACGGGAGTCAGAGTGA
- a CDS encoding BCD family MFS transporter, whose translation MRPGLHSQSPITHLPILQKVFEAAMATSKFSNSQFDEQAMPKQLPAVKLPRMLQLGLFQMGLGIMSILTLGLLNRVMIKELAIAPTIVGAILAVPYFVAPARVWFGQISDSKPLFGGHRSGYVWIGAAAMALASFLAVQVVWQLGNSFTAGGCAVDSEGFNALQEFFTEAPCSQSRGWALMLAGVFALYGLALSACSTPFAALIVDVSDEDNRSKLVGIVWAMLIFGTVIGAGGIFGSLSRLTTNAPPEVLQASITRLFVVIPVIVFGLAILSTLNVEKKYSRYTSRSMLVNQENKITLGRSWKILTASRQTGLFFTFLIVMTMGLFMQDPVLEAYGGEVFGMKIAETTLLNVFFGIGTIIAMTTTGFYVVPRLGKPLTTRLGCLLVAFCAGLLILSGLTQNPKLLQFSMLLFGLASGITTTGAISLMLDLTAAETAGTFIGAWGLSQAWARGFATISGTTILDLGRTLFSEPLLSYGLVFLIEAVAMIVAVWLLSRVNVEEFITNAKTAIATVLENELD comes from the coding sequence TTGCGTCCAGGACTCCATTCTCAATCACCGATTACCCATTTGCCCATTTTACAAAAGGTCTTTGAAGCAGCTATGGCGACCAGCAAGTTCTCAAACTCTCAATTCGACGAGCAAGCCATGCCAAAACAACTACCCGCCGTGAAACTGCCCAGGATGCTACAGCTTGGTTTGTTTCAAATGGGTTTGGGCATTATGTCGATTCTGACGCTGGGTTTACTGAATCGGGTGATGATCAAGGAACTGGCGATCGCACCCACGATAGTAGGCGCTATTCTCGCAGTTCCTTACTTTGTGGCTCCTGCCCGCGTCTGGTTTGGGCAAATTTCAGATTCTAAGCCACTGTTTGGTGGACATCGCTCTGGTTACGTCTGGATTGGGGCAGCGGCGATGGCATTAGCCTCCTTCCTGGCGGTGCAGGTCGTCTGGCAGTTGGGCAACAGTTTTACCGCTGGCGGTTGTGCTGTTGATTCAGAGGGATTTAATGCCCTGCAAGAGTTTTTTACAGAAGCCCCTTGCAGCCAAAGTCGGGGATGGGCGCTGATGCTGGCAGGGGTATTTGCTCTGTATGGACTGGCCCTGAGTGCCTGTTCAACCCCTTTTGCGGCATTGATTGTGGATGTGTCTGATGAGGACAATCGCTCTAAACTGGTGGGGATTGTCTGGGCAATGCTGATCTTCGGCACGGTGATTGGGGCGGGGGGGATTTTTGGCTCCCTCAGTCGGCTCACGACAAATGCTCCTCCAGAGGTGTTGCAGGCCTCCATCACTCGATTGTTTGTGGTCATCCCTGTGATTGTATTTGGGTTGGCAATTCTGTCCACACTGAATGTTGAAAAAAAGTATTCTCGCTATACATCCCGATCAATGCTGGTGAACCAGGAAAATAAAATTACCCTGGGACGTTCCTGGAAAATTCTGACGGCTTCTCGCCAGACCGGGCTGTTCTTCACCTTCCTGATCGTGATGACGATGGGACTGTTTATGCAGGATCCTGTTCTTGAGGCGTATGGCGGTGAAGTCTTTGGGATGAAAATTGCCGAAACCACGTTGTTGAATGTCTTTTTTGGCATTGGCACCATTATTGCCATGACCACGACGGGGTTTTATGTTGTGCCTCGTCTGGGCAAACCCCTGACGACTCGATTGGGGTGTCTGCTGGTTGCCTTTTGTGCCGGATTACTGATTCTCTCAGGCTTGACCCAAAACCCCAAACTGCTGCAATTTTCGATGCTGCTGTTTGGTCTGGCTTCCGGTATTACCACTACTGGAGCAATCAGCCTGATGCTGGATCTGACCGCCGCAGAAACAGCAGGAACTTTCATTGGTGCCTGGGGGCTGTCCCAAGCCTGGGCAAGGGGATTTGCAACTATCAGCGGTACAACAATTTTGGATCTGGGGAGAACTTTATTCTCAGAACCACTGCTTTCCTATGGCCTGGTCTTTCTGATAGAGGCTGTGGCAATGATTGTGGCAGTCTGGTTGTTGAGCCGTGTCAATGTTGAAGAGTTCATTACCAATGCGAAAACGGCGATCGCAACGGTGTTGGAGAACGAGTTGGATTAG
- a CDS encoding aldo/keto reductase, whose amino-acid sequence MLQSVQTINLGKNGPAVKPLGIGAWAWGDKLFWGYGQDYGAPQVQEAFHAALEAGVNFFDTAEVYGPGESERLLGTFMKQTSQPVQIATKYFPYPWRLSAQSVADALTASLERLQVEKVTLYQVHAPFDWFIGQRELMNALADEVEKGRIESIGVSNYPAEKMRQAHKYLADRGIPLAVNQVRYSLLSRKIETKGILNTARELGITILAYSPLAQGLLTGKYTGEGARSPQGARRIDPNFSSGGLQKVTPLINTLQAIGEKYQRTPAQVALNWLIAQGNVIPIPGAKNAEQARQNAGALGWSLSPDEVAHLDEMSRPWK is encoded by the coding sequence ATGTTGCAATCTGTTCAAACAATCAACCTTGGTAAAAATGGTCCGGCGGTCAAACCCCTGGGGATTGGTGCCTGGGCCTGGGGTGACAAACTTTTCTGGGGCTATGGTCAGGACTATGGTGCCCCGCAGGTGCAAGAAGCGTTCCATGCGGCACTGGAAGCAGGCGTCAACTTTTTTGATACCGCTGAAGTGTATGGTCCTGGTGAGTCAGAACGATTGCTGGGAACGTTTATGAAACAGACGAGCCAGCCTGTCCAGATTGCCACCAAGTATTTTCCCTATCCCTGGCGATTGAGTGCCCAGTCCGTTGCCGATGCCCTGACCGCCAGCCTGGAGCGGCTTCAGGTCGAAAAGGTTACCCTTTATCAGGTTCATGCCCCCTTTGACTGGTTCATCGGACAGCGGGAGCTGATGAATGCGCTGGCAGATGAAGTGGAAAAAGGCAGAATCGAGTCCATCGGCGTCAGCAATTACCCGGCAGAAAAGATGCGGCAGGCGCACAAATATCTGGCAGACCGGGGAATTCCCCTGGCTGTGAACCAGGTCCGCTACTCCCTCCTGTCCCGCAAGATTGAAACGAAGGGCATCCTGAATACTGCCCGCGAACTGGGTATTACGATTCTGGCCTACAGTCCACTGGCACAGGGATTGCTGACGGGCAAATATACAGGCGAAGGAGCGCGATCGCCCCAGGGAGCACGTCGGATTGATCCCAACTTCAGTTCAGGCGGGCTGCAAAAGGTTACCCCCCTGATCAACACCCTGCAAGCCATCGGAGAAAAGTATCAACGCACCCCTGCCCAGGTTGCGCTCAACTGGCTGATAGCCCAGGGAAATGTGATTCCGATTCCGGGGGCTAAAAACGCAGAGCAGGCACGGCAAAATGCAGGCGCTTTAGGTTGGAGCCTGAGTCCAGACGAGGTTGCGCACTTGGATGAAATGAGCCGTCCCTGGAAGTAA
- a CDS encoding response regulator, with the protein MTTVLIVDDSHTVREMLSDQLKRSGFTVVEAADGEEAIEKIKVSSPDLVVTDIVMPRKNGYELCRWIKNDPATRHIPVVMCTSKSEEFDVYWGMKQGADAYITKPYHPPDMLEAVKKLLSQAKG; encoded by the coding sequence ATGACCACTGTTTTGATTGTTGACGATAGCCATACTGTACGGGAGATGCTCTCGGATCAGTTAAAGCGGAGCGGCTTTACTGTCGTTGAAGCCGCAGATGGCGAAGAGGCAATAGAAAAAATCAAGGTCAGTTCTCCTGATCTGGTTGTCACGGATATTGTAATGCCCCGTAAGAATGGCTACGAACTCTGTCGCTGGATTAAGAACGATCCAGCAACCAGGCATATTCCCGTGGTGATGTGTACCAGCAAGAGTGAAGAGTTTGATGTTTACTGGGGCATGAAACAGGGAGCTGATGCTTATATTACCAAGCCCTACCATCCCCCCGATATGCTGGAAGCAGTCAAGAAACTACTGAGTCAGGCAAAGGGATAA